The genomic window CTCTGGAATCTCTGGAAGTCGGCGATTTGCAGGTATGGATTGAACAGGGTCCGAAAGCCTTGCTGGCATCGGTCATTCGCGGCAATGCGCCGCAGGAATATCGAAGAGTTTTGCAGGACGCGATTGAAACCATTCACCTCGAACAAGCCAATGCGCTTAGTGCGTTTCAAGGCGAGGCTTCGGCATTTGAAGCCAGCCGCCCGACGCTTGAAGATTGTTTGCAGATGCAACTTCAGGAACAAGCCGATAAAACGCGGCAGCCGGTTTTGCTCTGGGCAATAGTCGGTGTGGTATTAATCGCCGTTGCGACCTGGTTATTTTTCTCCTTGAGAAGCCAGTGGCGTTTTGATGACTATGTCAATCGATTGCAAAGTGAACCCGGCATCGTGGTGGTTTCTCAAGAAAGGCGCGGCGGCAAATTTCACATCACCGGACTGCGCGACCCGCTGGCATCAGACCCGCAAGCGATTTTGCAAACCACCGAGGTGAATCCGCAAACGGTTGTGAGTCGTTGGGAAACTTATCAATCTTCGCATCCCGATTTTGTTTTGCAACGCGCCAAGGGTTTATTGCAACCGCCCAAAGGTGTGGCGCTGACGCTTGAAAACGGCGTGCTGCATGCGAGCGGCAACGCGCCATTACTCTGGGTCGGTGAAGCGGAGCGGTTGGCAAAATTGATTGTCGGAGTCAACGAATTCAAACTTGACCGGCTTTTCGATGAGCAGACCAGAGCGCGGGTTGAAAAAACGCTTATCCATTTCAATGCCGGTTCCGCCGAAATTTTGCCGACGGAGCGCGAAATCATGGCTTCGCTGGTCGAAGATTTGCAAGCTCTTGAAAAGCAGTTCATCGCCGCAGGCAAATCCTGGCGCGTCGAAATCAGCGGGCATACAGACCCGACCGGGCCGGATTCGCTCAATCAGGAACTGCAACAGGAACGCGCTCGCAACGTCATTGCCACATTGATTGCGCAAGGCGTGAGTGCCAATAATCTGGTTGCCGTAAGCAATCAGCCGATGAATCAATCGCAGGATTCGGGTCGCCAAGTCACCTTTAAAGTGGTTATCGTAGAATAAATTTTCGGATACAGGGAAAGTAGTCGGGGTTTGATGTTACAGAAAAAAATCTGCACGCTTGGAGCTTATGCGGTCGGTAAAACCAGCCTGCTGGCGCGGTTCGTCAAAAGCCTTTTTTCGGAAAAATATCTCACCACCATCGGCGTTAAAGTCGATAAAAAAATTGTTCAGATAGACGGACAGGAGGTTATGCTGATGTTGTGGGATTTGGCAGGCGAAGACGAATACCTGCAACTCAGAACCTCGTATCTGCGCGGCGCGGCGGGTTATCTGCTGGTAGTCGATAGAACGCGCCCGAAAACTTTAGAGATGGCATTGGATTTAAAACAGCGGGTTGAGGAAGAAATCGGCGAGTTGCCGTTTATTCTGGTATTCAACAAATCGGATTTGCTGGATGAGTTAAAAATTGCCAGGAGCGCCATAGAGCATCTTGCCGGACAAGGTTTTGAAGTGCTGGAAACCAGTGCTAAAACCGGGCAAGGCGTAGAACAAGCGTTTTTGTCTTTGACGAAAAAAATTCTCAAGCTGTAAACCCGGCGTGCAACCAATCATAATCTCTTATTTTGAACAGCGGTGATGACTCAAGTTTTGTACACAGATATTTTCACGGCGCTTGATGCGGCGGCTTTTGAGCGCCTTGGTAATGGGGCGTTCAAATTGCTCAACGCGCCGCCCGCCTGGTTTTTAGCGATTTACCCCGAATGTCTTGATGCACCCGAGCCGTTGAACCTCACAGAAAAATTTCCCTTCATTGAATATTTTTTACAGGAAGCCGAACCCTTCTGGCAGCAACATCAAATCGGACGACTCAATTCCGGTCCCTGGGCGGATGAAGACACCGCGGGCAATTTAATTCAACTGGAAGCCTTTGCCATTTCTGCGAGCGGCAAACAGGTTTTAACCATCGAACGCTTGCGCCTTGATTACGAAGAGATTCAAATCCTGGCGCAAAAAGCCCGCGATAAAAGCCTGGCTTTTGAAAAATTGGAAGAAGCCGAAAAAGCTCTGCGGGAAAGCGAAACCCGTTACCGGGTGCTGGTTGAAAACAGCCTGGGGTTGATTTGCACACACGACCTTGAAGGCAATTTATTGATGGTCAATCCGGCGGCGGCTCATTCGCTCGGTTATGAACCGGCGGATTTAACAGGTAAAAATTTATATGACTTGCTTGCGCCTATCGCCAAATCGTCATTCAAAACCTATCTGGAATTGATTCGCGTCAGACCAACGGTTACCGGCAACATCGTTTTGCTCAAAAAAAATGGCGAAGAATGCACCTGGCAATATCACAACGTCAAACAGGATAACGGCATCAATGCCCCGTTTATTCTCGGTCACGCGCAGGATATTACCGAACGCAAACGCGCCGAAGAAGCCTTGAAAGAGAGCGAAGAGCGTTACCGCGAACTGTTTGAAAATGCCAGTGACCTCATTCAAAGCGTTGCGCCCGATGGCAGATTTTTATATGTCAATCCGGCGTGGCGACAAACCCTCGGTTACAGTAAAGCGGAAATCGAACGCCTCAATTTATTCAACATCATTCACCCGGATAGCCTTGAACATTGTCGGGATTTATTTTCAAGGTTGATGCAGGGCGAAAATATCAATTTCGTTGAAGCCAAA from Acidobacteriota bacterium includes these protein-coding regions:
- a CDS encoding OmpA family protein; the protein is MIELSLQENDQPDETVQKPDLQALDEFGELRELLLAEDREQFAKLKARIENPQRRAEDLSSVLPDSILLRAKKDKALTKALTPTVEESLNASVKRNPRAIADAIFPIIGPAIRKAISNALRELVQSLNQALEYSISIKGVKWRIEALRTGKSFAEVVLSHTLRYRVEQVFLIHIETGLLLQHVSATHTVTQDADMVSGMLTAIQDFVHDSFGTKSGDALESLEVGDLQVWIEQGPKALLASVIRGNAPQEYRRVLQDAIETIHLEQANALSAFQGEASAFEASRPTLEDCLQMQLQEQADKTRQPVLLWAIVGVVLIAVATWLFFSLRSQWRFDDYVNRLQSEPGIVVVSQERRGGKFHITGLRDPLASDPQAILQTTEVNPQTVVSRWETYQSSHPDFVLQRAKGLLQPPKGVALTLENGVLHASGNAPLLWVGEAERLAKLIVGVNEFKLDRLFDEQTRARVEKTLIHFNAGSAEILPTEREIMASLVEDLQALEKQFIAAGKSWRVEISGHTDPTGPDSLNQELQQERARNVIATLIAQGVSANNLVAVSNQPMNQSQDSGRQVTFKVVIVE
- a CDS encoding Rab family GTPase, which produces MLQKKICTLGAYAVGKTSLLARFVKSLFSEKYLTTIGVKVDKKIVQIDGQEVMLMLWDLAGEDEYLQLRTSYLRGAAGYLLVVDRTRPKTLEMALDLKQRVEEEIGELPFILVFNKSDLLDELKIARSAIEHLAGQGFEVLETSAKTGQGVEQAFLSLTKKILKL